A single Deltaproteobacteria bacterium DNA region contains:
- a CDS encoding bifunctional precorrin-2 dehydrogenase/sirohydrochlorin ferrochelatase, whose protein sequence is MRYYCANLDIHDRMCLVVGGGAVGARKVRKLLQCGARVILVSPEVSPDLETLIQEKKLEYRDRHFHDTDLEDAFLIIAATDDADVNRTVSEAAKARNVLCNVVDSPELSSFVAPAVVRKGDLVVAISTEGKSPALSGKLRKRFEKELSPAYGPLVDLLGALRSRLKKQGRFSEEARKKIGDLIDSPILNWITDGNHERIEKAVCSVLDEPVTLDDLGVVIGQRNTSDE, encoded by the coding sequence ATGCGATACTACTGCGCCAACTTGGACATTCACGACCGCATGTGTCTGGTGGTCGGGGGAGGGGCCGTTGGAGCACGTAAAGTCAGGAAGCTACTGCAATGCGGCGCCCGGGTCATTCTGGTCAGTCCCGAGGTTTCACCGGACTTGGAAACGCTTATTCAGGAGAAGAAATTAGAGTACCGAGACCGACACTTTCACGATACGGATCTGGAAGACGCGTTTTTGATTATAGCTGCCACGGATGACGCTGATGTGAATCGGACCGTATCGGAGGCGGCGAAGGCGAGAAACGTGCTGTGCAACGTGGTGGACAGCCCGGAACTATCGAGCTTTGTGGCGCCTGCGGTAGTGCGGAAAGGGGACCTGGTCGTTGCCATATCTACGGAAGGGAAAAGCCCCGCTCTTTCCGGAAAGTTGCGGAAGCGATTTGAAAAAGAGCTTTCGCCCGCCTACGGCCCCCTCGTAGACTTGCTGGGCGCCTTGAGGTCCCGTTTGAAGAAACAGGGTCGTTTTTCAGAGGAGGCGAGGAAGAAGATAGGCGACTTGATTGATTCCCCCATTCTGAATTGGATTACGGACGGAAACCATGAGCGCATCGAGAAAGCGGTTTGTTCAGTGTTAGATGAACCGGTTACACTCGACGATCTGGGGGTGGTTATCGGACAAAGGAACACATCGGATGAGTGA
- a CDS encoding competence/damage-inducible protein A, protein MITCIDSLNQIDIVIVGNEIVSGAVQDENARYACKRLSSAGFRIRGVITVGDVFEHIRSAVSEAAKRSPFVIVAGGLGPTSDDITTQCVADAFNRPLERDERLFSLIRRFVEDRDLGWNPALEKLALLPRGARLVDPHPRACGYVIQEANSTLFFLPGVPSETRRLLDRHVIPVLLKAVSGLSHVVQRVIRLFGTDEASVEQALKGLKDLYPTTSIGYYPNFPEVHVSFSAAGVSEEEAQSRLDRIEAEIRRRLDPYVFGTDKTRLETAVGDLLRSKGLAIALAESCTGGLIGHRITSVPGSSDYFERGVVVYSNRAKMELLGIDPALLERHGAVSAECAQAMARGVRRVAGTDVGLSSTGIAGPGGGSEEKPVGTVYIGLATHKGALSEHFRFFGNREQIKLVTSETALYRVWRYLNGDPFFHCL, encoded by the coding sequence ATGATTACCTGCATTGATTCGCTCAACCAGATCGATATTGTCATCGTTGGAAACGAGATCGTTTCCGGAGCCGTGCAGGACGAGAACGCCCGATACGCCTGTAAGCGTCTGTCTTCAGCCGGTTTTCGGATCAGAGGCGTCATCACCGTAGGCGACGTGTTCGAGCATATTCGATCCGCTGTTTCCGAAGCTGCGAAACGTTCCCCTTTCGTCATCGTGGCGGGAGGACTGGGACCTACCTCCGATGACATCACCACGCAGTGCGTGGCCGATGCATTCAACCGCCCTCTCGAACGGGACGAGCGATTGTTCAGTCTCATTCGGAGGTTTGTGGAGGATCGGGATCTGGGATGGAATCCCGCGCTGGAGAAGCTGGCCTTGCTGCCCCGAGGCGCTCGACTCGTGGATCCCCACCCCCGAGCCTGCGGCTATGTGATTCAGGAAGCGAATTCCACCCTCTTTTTTCTTCCCGGTGTACCCTCTGAAACACGCCGTCTGTTGGATCGGCACGTAATACCGGTTCTTCTAAAAGCGGTTTCCGGGCTTTCACATGTGGTTCAAAGGGTGATCAGACTGTTTGGAACGGACGAGGCTTCGGTGGAACAGGCGCTCAAGGGACTGAAAGACCTGTATCCCACTACCTCCATAGGGTATTATCCGAACTTCCCTGAGGTCCATGTAAGCTTCTCCGCTGCGGGTGTCAGCGAGGAGGAGGCCCAGTCGCGTCTGGATAGGATAGAGGCGGAGATTAGGAGGCGACTGGATCCTTACGTATTCGGAACGGATAAAACCCGTTTGGAGACGGCTGTGGGAGACCTGCTGCGGAGCAAAGGCCTCGCCATAGCCCTGGCGGAGTCGTGTACCGGCGGGCTGATCGGGCACCGTATCACGTCCGTGCCGGGAAGTTCGGACTACTTTGAACGAGGTGTGGTAGTGTACAGTAATCGGGCGAAGATGGAGCTTTTAGGTATCGACCCCGCTTTACTGGAGAGACACGGCGCCGTGAGCGCGGAGTGCGCCCAGGCCATGGCCCGAGGGGTGCGAAGGGTGGCCGGAACGGATGTGGGGCTATCTTCGACCGGTATAGCCGGTCCCGGCGGCGGGTCCGAAGAAAAGCCCGTGGGCACTGTGTACATTGGCCTGGCGACGCACAAGGGCGCCTTGTCGGAACATTTTCGTTTTTTCGGAAACCGAGAGCAAATTAAACTTGTGACTTCCGAAACGGCCCTTTATCGGGTTTGGAGGTATCTCAACGGTGATCCGTTCTTTCATTGCCTTTAA
- a CDS encoding mannose-1-phosphate guanylyltransferase — MMRDTAAAVTLGAVICRRLFGNPVMAVLTADHFISPVRRFQQVMESAAGCAKRTGALYTIGITTGRAATGYGYLETGKRLEPDGDVQHFQLVRFKEKPEPTTAEQYHADERFYWNSGMFVWTVDSILSEVQAHLPIHSERLFPLGRKFGTSEWTEALQEAFSALPRISIDFGVMEKTKNIRMVKGDFDWDDVGSWSALDRFLAPDSHGNRARGVLHASASENTLVFCEDPSETVAVLGVRDLVVVRSGKRTLVMNRSQAEALKQLVTRMLDPT; from the coding sequence ATGATGCGTGACACGGCCGCCGCAGTGACCCTCGGAGCGGTCATCTGCCGGAGGCTTTTCGGCAACCCGGTAATGGCCGTGCTCACCGCGGACCATTTCATTTCTCCCGTTCGTCGATTCCAGCAGGTGATGGAGTCCGCCGCCGGATGCGCAAAACGGACTGGGGCGTTGTATACCATTGGGATCACAACGGGACGCGCGGCTACCGGTTACGGCTACCTCGAAACCGGAAAGCGTCTGGAACCGGACGGAGATGTCCAACACTTTCAACTCGTGCGCTTCAAAGAAAAGCCGGAGCCGACTACGGCGGAGCAATACCATGCAGACGAACGTTTCTATTGGAATAGCGGCATGTTTGTGTGGACGGTAGATTCCATACTCTCGGAGGTCCAGGCTCACCTCCCGATCCACTCGGAACGGTTATTTCCCTTGGGAAGGAAATTCGGGACTTCGGAGTGGACGGAAGCACTTCAAGAAGCTTTCAGCGCCTTGCCCCGAATCTCCATCGATTTTGGCGTCATGGAAAAAACGAAGAACATCCGTATGGTAAAGGGCGACTTCGACTGGGACGACGTAGGAAGCTGGAGCGCCCTCGATCGATTTCTGGCCCCCGACTCGCACGGAAATCGAGCCAGGGGCGTGCTGCATGCATCAGCCTCTGAGAATACCCTGGTTTTCTGCGAGGACCCCTCTGAAACCGTGGCTGTTTTAGGTGTTCGCGACCTGGTCGTAGTCCGATCCGGGAAACGCACGCTGGTTATGAATCGTTCTCAGGCTGAAGCTCTGAAACAGCTCGTCACTCGAATGCTCGATCCAACATGA
- the larC gene encoding nickel pincer cofactor biosynthesis protein LarC — protein MGNTILYFDAPAGLSGDMILASLLDLGLDLRRIESALSGLGIGRYTLKQTTTDRMGIGGQRFEVLHEAGHSHRGLGDITRMIEGSDLPSRVRSRSLEAFRKVAEAESRIHGLPVEAVHFHEVGAVDSIVDIVGIMLALDILGVEKAYCSPLPLGRGSISCAHGVIPLPAPAALEILKGVPVYGVELEGETVTPTGAAVISVVCLEFGPLPEMKVSRIGYGAGKREWPDRPNVLRAVLGTGNTRPEAVVAIETNIDDLTPEWAGYLMERLLNEGALDVGFLPVQMKKCRPGLMVHVLAPMEKRDRLVRVLFNETTTIGVRYYRVQRETLPRKAGVLETELGSVVVKTVEMPDGKVRHYPEYESCAALARQLGIPVIDVYAEVTATAKRNSDA, from the coding sequence ATGGGAAACACGATTCTTTATTTTGATGCCCCGGCCGGATTGAGTGGGGACATGATTCTGGCTTCCTTGCTGGATCTTGGGCTGGACTTGCGCCGGATTGAATCAGCTTTGTCCGGCCTTGGAATCGGACGCTATACTTTGAAGCAGACCACCACGGACCGGATGGGAATCGGCGGTCAGCGGTTTGAAGTTTTACACGAAGCCGGTCACAGCCACCGCGGTCTCGGGGACATCACCCGCATGATCGAAGGCAGTGATCTTCCTTCGAGGGTCCGGAGCCGCTCCCTCGAGGCGTTCAGAAAGGTCGCCGAGGCTGAATCCAGAATCCATGGTTTACCAGTGGAAGCCGTACACTTCCACGAAGTGGGCGCGGTGGATTCCATTGTGGATATCGTCGGGATCATGCTGGCGCTGGATATTCTCGGGGTCGAAAAGGCCTACTGTTCACCCCTTCCCCTTGGAAGAGGAAGTATCTCCTGCGCGCACGGGGTTATCCCCCTTCCCGCACCGGCCGCCCTGGAAATACTGAAAGGCGTGCCGGTCTACGGCGTGGAACTCGAGGGAGAAACGGTCACGCCCACCGGCGCCGCCGTCATTTCTGTCGTTTGTCTGGAATTCGGCCCGTTACCGGAAATGAAGGTTTCCCGCATCGGATACGGTGCCGGAAAGCGGGAATGGCCGGATCGACCCAATGTGCTCAGGGCTGTTCTGGGTACCGGGAATACTCGCCCTGAAGCGGTCGTAGCCATCGAAACCAACATTGACGACCTGACCCCGGAATGGGCGGGCTATCTCATGGAGCGCCTCTTGAACGAGGGGGCTCTTGACGTGGGTTTTCTGCCCGTTCAAATGAAGAAATGCCGGCCGGGTCTGATGGTTCATGTTTTGGCGCCGATGGAAAAACGAGATCGACTGGTGCGTGTGTTGTTTAATGAAACCACCACCATCGGTGTCCGGTATTATCGGGTTCAACGTGAGACGTTGCCCCGAAAAGCAGGTGTTCTGGAAACCGAGTTGGGTTCGGTTGTCGTCAAGACGGTGGAAATGCCGGACGGAAAAGTTCGACATTATCCCGAATACGAGTCCTGTGCAGCCTTGGCGAGGCAACTGGGCATTCCGGTTATTGATGTGTATGCGGAAGTCACGGCGACGGCGAAACGAAACTCGGACGCCTGA
- the thpR gene encoding RNA 2',3'-cyclic phosphodiesterase: MIRSFIAFKIPTEMRDILVSIQEKLKKNGVDLRYVRPQGIHLTLKFLGNIQKESIPPIFEVMNRVCEGQRPLDVYLEGVGAFPSSRNPRVVWAGLEGDLVPLYTMQQHLEQGLIPLGFDPEKRRFQAHLTLGRMRQSNKPPNISAFLDDLKLDAQPHFTLDELILYRSDLLPGGAVYEGMKSIRIGE; encoded by the coding sequence GTGATCCGTTCTTTCATTGCCTTTAAAATTCCGACGGAAATGCGCGATATTCTGGTGAGCATCCAGGAAAAACTGAAAAAAAACGGAGTGGATCTTCGATATGTTCGCCCGCAGGGCATCCACCTCACCTTGAAGTTTCTGGGCAACATACAAAAAGAGAGCATCCCCCCGATTTTTGAGGTTATGAACCGAGTCTGTGAAGGACAACGGCCCCTTGATGTGTATTTAGAGGGTGTGGGCGCTTTCCCTAGTTCGCGCAATCCCCGAGTGGTCTGGGCGGGTCTCGAGGGGGATCTCGTCCCGCTGTACACGATGCAGCAACACTTGGAGCAGGGGCTCATTCCCCTGGGATTCGATCCGGAGAAACGGCGGTTTCAGGCCCACTTGACGTTAGGAAGAATGAGACAATCCAATAAGCCCCCCAATATTTCAGCATTTTTGGACGATTTGAAGCTGGACGCTCAACCCCACTTTACCTTGGACGAACTCATCCTCTACAGGAGCGATCTGCTTCCGGGAGGAGCCGTGTATGAAGGAATGAAGTCAATTCGGATCGGTGAATGA
- the lon gene encoding endopeptidase La — protein MAYDLFMTEMRQGSQTEHGLPLENIDLPEHLPLLTLRDVVIFSYMLLPLFVGRERSIRAVEEAYGKHRLVFLAAQKKPTIEEPKPSDIYSVGTVAMIMRVLRIPDGRFKVLVQGLTKARILDYVQNDPLYQVSVEPIHDIPLAEFTPEVEALVRTVREQSEKILSLRGMLNPDVLSILNSIEDPGRLSDLVASNLRIKGEDAQRILEMTDPVKRLMKVTRYLGKELEVSAMQAKIQSEATEEIGKMQRDYYLREQLKAIQKELGEFDDRNEEAKEYRQKIKRARMPKPAEKEALKQLERLDQMHPDTAEASVIRTFLDWMVELPWRKSTRDLLDLKRAKEILDEDHYNLSKVKDRILEYLSVRKLNPNMKGPILCFIGPPGTGKTSLGRSIARAVGRKMCRISLGGVRDEAEIRGHRRTYVGSLPGRIIQGIKQAGSNNPVFIIDEVDKIGQDFRGDPASALLEVLDPEQNSTFSDHYLNIPFDLSKVMFITTGNLSDPIPSPLRDRMEIIRLSGYTEEEKLSISFNYLLPRQIKDNGISTSRIIIGREALRGVISRYTREAGLRNLEREIGKICRKVARRVAEGQEGPFRITLGNLHRYLGPPTFLSELEQEVDEVGVATGLAWTESGGDVLYVEASLMKGKGKLLLTGQLGDVMKESAQAALSYARNRSDTLRTVPDFHEKMDFHIHVPAGAIPKDGPSAGVTMATAVISALSKVAVKRSVAMTGEITLRGKVLPVGGLKEKALAAHRAGIKTVLIPEKNVKDLIEIPENIRRKVRFVPVSHMDQILEVALDSPSPAPK, from the coding sequence ATGGCATACGATCTTTTTATGACGGAAATGAGACAAGGAAGTCAAACAGAACACGGTTTGCCCCTGGAAAACATAGATCTCCCGGAGCACTTACCTTTGCTGACCCTCAGAGACGTGGTCATTTTCTCCTACATGCTTCTGCCCTTATTTGTCGGCCGAGAGCGGTCCATCCGGGCAGTGGAGGAGGCTTACGGGAAACATCGTCTGGTATTTCTGGCCGCACAGAAGAAGCCCACCATAGAAGAACCTAAACCCAGTGACATCTATTCCGTGGGCACCGTGGCCATGATCATGCGCGTTCTTCGAATCCCGGACGGCAGGTTCAAGGTGCTGGTTCAGGGCCTCACCAAGGCGCGCATACTGGACTACGTTCAGAATGACCCCCTATATCAGGTGTCGGTGGAACCCATCCATGATATACCTTTAGCCGAATTTACGCCGGAAGTCGAGGCCCTCGTACGGACCGTTCGCGAACAGTCTGAAAAGATTCTGTCTTTGAGAGGCATGCTGAATCCGGATGTCTTATCCATTCTGAACAGCATAGAGGACCCCGGACGTCTCTCCGATCTCGTGGCGTCCAATTTGCGCATTAAGGGAGAAGACGCTCAACGGATACTGGAGATGACCGATCCCGTAAAACGCCTGATGAAAGTCACGCGTTATCTGGGCAAGGAACTGGAAGTGTCCGCCATGCAGGCGAAGATCCAATCCGAAGCCACGGAAGAGATCGGCAAGATGCAGCGGGACTATTACCTTCGCGAACAACTTAAGGCGATTCAAAAAGAGCTAGGAGAGTTCGACGATCGCAACGAGGAGGCAAAGGAATACCGGCAGAAAATCAAACGCGCCCGCATGCCCAAACCGGCGGAAAAGGAAGCTTTGAAACAGCTCGAGAGGCTCGATCAGATGCATCCCGATACCGCGGAGGCCTCGGTCATCCGTACTTTCCTGGACTGGATGGTGGAATTGCCTTGGAGAAAAAGCACCCGGGATTTGCTGGATCTCAAACGAGCCAAAGAGATCCTTGATGAAGATCATTACAATCTGAGCAAGGTCAAGGATCGAATCCTCGAGTACCTGAGCGTGCGCAAGTTGAACCCGAACATGAAAGGCCCCATCCTCTGTTTCATTGGACCTCCGGGTACCGGAAAGACTTCGCTGGGCAGGTCCATTGCACGCGCAGTGGGCCGAAAGATGTGCCGCATTTCACTCGGCGGAGTGCGTGACGAAGCCGAAATCCGGGGGCACAGGCGTACGTATGTCGGTTCTTTGCCCGGACGAATCATACAGGGGATCAAGCAGGCGGGTTCGAATAACCCCGTGTTTATTATAGACGAGGTGGACAAAATCGGCCAGGATTTCCGGGGAGATCCGGCGTCGGCTTTGCTCGAAGTGTTGGACCCCGAACAAAACAGCACATTCAGCGACCATTATCTGAACATTCCATTCGACCTCAGCAAAGTGATGTTCATTACCACGGGGAACCTGTCGGATCCCATTCCTTCGCCGCTGAGGGACCGGATGGAAATTATCCGCCTTTCCGGTTATACCGAAGAAGAGAAGCTCTCCATATCCTTCAACTATTTACTACCCAGACAAATCAAAGACAACGGGATTTCTACAAGCCGGATCATCATCGGACGAGAGGCTCTGCGAGGCGTTATTTCCCGCTACACCCGCGAGGCGGGGCTGAGGAACCTCGAGCGCGAAATTGGAAAGATATGCCGGAAGGTGGCGCGTCGAGTAGCCGAAGGACAAGAAGGTCCTTTCCGCATCACACTCGGCAACCTGCATCGCTATTTGGGTCCTCCCACGTTCTTATCGGAATTGGAGCAGGAGGTGGACGAGGTCGGAGTAGCAACAGGGCTGGCCTGGACCGAAAGCGGCGGGGATGTACTGTACGTGGAAGCCTCTCTCATGAAGGGCAAAGGGAAATTGCTCCTTACAGGCCAACTCGGCGACGTAATGAAGGAATCGGCCCAGGCGGCGTTAAGCTATGCGCGAAACCGCAGCGACACTTTACGCACGGTGCCCGATTTCCATGAGAAAATGGATTTTCACATCCATGTGCCGGCAGGGGCGATTCCTAAAGATGGCCCGTCCGCGGGTGTCACCATGGCGACGGCGGTCATTTCAGCGCTTTCCAAGGTGGCGGTGAAACGCTCGGTAGCGATGACGGGTGAGATTACGCTTCGGGGAAAGGTCTTACCCGTGGGCGGGCTCAAAGAGAAAGCGTTGGCGGCGCATCGAGCCGGTATAAAAACGGTACTCATTCCGGAAAAGAATGTTAAAGATCTGATCGAGATTCCGGAGAATATCAGAAGAAAAGTCCGATTTGTTCCTGTGTCGCACATGGATCAAATACTCGAGGTTGCCTTGGATAGCCCATCTCCGGCGCCGAAATAG
- a CDS encoding NTP transferase domain-containing protein, which yields MAEKALVAVIMAGGSGTRFWPLSTADRPKQFITFFGDRTLLQHSYDRLMGTAAPDRILVLTNQAYAQFPSGTSSASR from the coding sequence ATGGCTGAGAAAGCACTCGTTGCCGTAATCATGGCGGGTGGGTCCGGTACGCGTTTCTGGCCTCTGAGCACCGCGGATCGGCCGAAGCAGTTTATCACCTTTTTTGGAGACCGAACACTATTGCAGCACAGTTACGATCGTCTTATGGGAACGGCGGCTCCGGATCGCATCCTGGTTCTGACCAACCAGGCCTACGCGCAGTTCCCCAGCGGAACATCATCGGCGAGCCGATGA
- a CDS encoding tetratricopeptide repeat protein — MPMDIRNSHILLVFPTRAEINRLSKWLDELGFKYVHAAQNFSAAWEILTTSKCDLIVSERDLSDVDGMDFLRKINADSTLFLIPFILVTSENRKNKIMEAVYEGASGYVLRPYSFKTLQGRMLDLLKAKGAFLGKMKQVEEGDQLTIQGKYDEAIEAYKHAIADAEDEEQFYQKGYRFMAEGRYEDAISAFRKAIEINHLFAEAYRGLGEVYMKKGNIDEAEEYLIKAGKLFIEKSQFNEARQSILLALKVNPNSANPYNTLGIVYRKSGDFHKSIQSYRLALRIDPFDAAVHYNLARACTSAKRYREALDAIEKALELRPDFQEAIELKDFLLRSTSAAEPEPPEAILNKYLPISQETRGPRTNIVASDREMGRKVEIVRYALPKADERLIDRRLLDETWDRVIKTARLSHPSAILIFDVHREEKEFYLVQEYLNGESLVGFSKRGKEVPFRLGLEIGLRVSNVLGYMHKEDILHLALDPGNIHITRERDVKVSGFSLYQFETVLTSQSGETSQKGNQYLAPEHFSGEQPLSPATDVFCLGVILYELVTRSHPFKGASPSSTMYNICFNEPEPFKHVIDPFERVMQAVFKKALAKDPSRRYADGKEMERALVDTVSVLDRNWKREPSYLKK; from the coding sequence ATGCCAATGGACATTCGTAATTCACATATTCTTCTCGTTTTCCCCACCCGTGCGGAGATCAACAGGCTCTCGAAGTGGCTTGATGAACTGGGTTTCAAATACGTCCACGCCGCGCAGAATTTCTCCGCGGCCTGGGAGATTTTGACTACTTCGAAATGCGACCTCATTGTTTCCGAACGCGATTTGTCCGATGTGGACGGCATGGATTTCTTGAGGAAAATAAACGCGGATTCCACTCTCTTTCTCATCCCGTTCATACTGGTTACCTCCGAGAATCGGAAAAACAAAATCATGGAGGCCGTATATGAAGGTGCGAGCGGATATGTGCTAAGACCCTACTCCTTCAAGACGCTCCAAGGAAGAATGCTGGACCTGTTGAAGGCCAAAGGCGCTTTCCTGGGCAAGATGAAGCAGGTGGAAGAAGGCGATCAGCTCACGATCCAGGGCAAATACGATGAAGCTATTGAAGCCTACAAGCACGCCATTGCCGACGCCGAAGACGAGGAACAGTTCTACCAGAAAGGCTACCGCTTTATGGCGGAAGGGCGGTACGAGGATGCCATTTCCGCCTTCCGAAAGGCGATTGAAATAAATCACCTGTTCGCAGAAGCCTACCGCGGGCTCGGCGAAGTGTACATGAAAAAGGGCAATATCGATGAAGCGGAGGAATATCTCATCAAGGCCGGAAAATTGTTTATTGAAAAGAGCCAGTTCAACGAAGCCCGGCAATCCATCCTGTTGGCGCTAAAAGTCAACCCCAACAGCGCGAATCCATACAATACTCTGGGGATCGTTTACCGTAAATCCGGGGATTTCCACAAATCTATTCAAAGCTATCGGTTGGCCCTTCGGATCGATCCCTTCGATGCAGCGGTCCACTACAACCTGGCGCGTGCTTGCACGTCAGCCAAACGGTACCGCGAGGCCCTGGACGCCATCGAGAAAGCACTCGAGTTGAGGCCTGATTTCCAGGAAGCCATCGAGTTGAAAGATTTCCTGCTGCGGTCAACCTCGGCGGCCGAACCCGAACCACCAGAAGCGATCCTCAACAAATATCTTCCCATCAGCCAGGAAACGAGAGGGCCACGCACGAATATCGTTGCGTCGGACCGCGAGATGGGACGCAAAGTCGAAATCGTACGTTATGCTCTTCCAAAAGCCGACGAACGGCTCATTGACAGACGCCTGCTCGATGAAACCTGGGACCGCGTGATCAAGACGGCGCGTTTGAGCCATCCATCAGCCATACTGATTTTCGATGTCCATCGAGAAGAAAAGGAGTTTTACCTGGTTCAGGAATACCTGAATGGGGAAAGCCTGGTCGGTTTCTCCAAGCGTGGAAAAGAGGTGCCTTTCCGGTTGGGACTGGAAATCGGGCTTCGCGTGTCCAATGTATTGGGTTACATGCACAAGGAAGACATCTTGCATTTGGCGTTGGACCCCGGCAACATCCATATTACCCGGGAGCGCGATGTGAAAGTGTCCGGTTTCTCGCTCTATCAATTCGAAACCGTGTTGACCTCTCAAAGCGGGGAAACCTCTCAAAAGGGAAATCAGTATCTGGCGCCGGAACACTTTTCCGGAGAGCAGCCCCTCTCCCCGGCTACGGATGTATTCTGCTTGGGCGTCATATTGTATGAGTTGGTCACCCGATCTCATCCGTTCAAGGGCGCGTCTCCCTCTTCCACCATGTACAATATCTGTTTCAACGAGCCGGAACCCTTCAAGCACGTGATCGATCCCTTCGAACGGGTGATGCAGGCCGTCTTCAAGAAGGCCTTGGCCAAGGACCCGAGCCGGCGCTACGCCGACGGAAAGGAAATGGAAAGAGCGCTGGTCGACACCGTAAGCGTACTTGACAGGAATTGGAAAAGGGAGCCAAGCTATCTGAAGAAGTAA
- a CDS encoding aldo/keto reductase, producing MTSGKAGIDGSQDYATRHDTCSFNHLGKTGLRVSAVGFGCYRVDRTVDAHYQALSKALSKGVNLIDTSTNYADGGSELLVGAVIRDLAGAGGISRDSVVVVSKAGYLQGKNYDLSQERKSRGKPFPDVVSVMPNLEHCIHPEFLEDQLTRSLERLDLQTLDVFLLHNPEYFLTRAMEAGESLLDARNEYYRRIELAFNHLESEVERGRIQYYGISSNTFPHSGDHPECTCLETVWNIAQTLGEDNHFQVVEMPLNLLEPNAVLGRNQPNGQSVLEFARDKQLGVLINRPLNAIVDHKLLRLADVEPTVSAGEVVVNARIRDLIASEDLLKQELFPNLNLKSSLQKQLEDAVSVGYNLKRHWKQYGSYLRWLDVQTQFLIPKVQGVVQFLAQQDLSDEMIRRVEAHVRSVQESFFAVTSVYQAEASKQAGFAKKWVAAADRDWGSPKTLSQMAIRAIRSTPGITTVLVGMRQDSYVEDALEECRRPVDQESDRAGSWRKLTETIPDFWR from the coding sequence GTGACTTCCGGAAAAGCCGGCATCGACGGCAGTCAGGACTATGCAACCAGGCACGATACCTGTTCTTTCAACCATCTGGGGAAAACCGGACTGCGTGTCAGCGCGGTAGGTTTTGGCTGCTACCGGGTGGATCGAACCGTCGATGCCCACTATCAGGCCCTCAGTAAGGCGCTTTCAAAGGGCGTCAATCTGATCGACACCAGCACCAACTACGCTGACGGAGGCTCCGAGTTGCTCGTCGGAGCCGTGATTCGAGACCTAGCGGGTGCGGGCGGGATTTCCCGAGATTCAGTAGTGGTGGTCTCCAAAGCAGGCTACCTGCAAGGCAAGAATTATGACCTTAGTCAGGAGCGGAAAAGCCGGGGGAAACCGTTTCCGGACGTGGTGAGCGTTATGCCTAACCTCGAGCATTGTATTCATCCCGAGTTTCTCGAGGATCAGCTCACCCGCAGCTTGGAGCGTCTGGATTTGCAGACCCTGGACGTGTTTCTGTTACACAATCCGGAATATTTTCTCACCCGCGCCATGGAAGCCGGAGAGTCCCTCTTGGACGCGCGGAATGAATACTACCGGCGAATAGAACTTGCCTTCAACCATCTCGAATCCGAAGTAGAACGCGGCCGCATCCAGTACTATGGTATCAGCTCGAATACGTTCCCTCATTCCGGCGACCATCCCGAATGCACTTGCCTCGAAACGGTATGGAATATCGCTCAAACCTTAGGCGAAGATAACCACTTCCAGGTCGTGGAAATGCCTCTGAATCTACTCGAGCCCAATGCGGTTCTCGGCAGGAACCAACCCAATGGCCAGAGCGTGCTCGAGTTCGCTCGGGACAAGCAACTGGGTGTATTGATCAATCGCCCTTTGAACGCCATTGTTGATCATAAGCTCCTTCGACTGGCGGATGTGGAGCCGACGGTATCCGCCGGCGAAGTCGTGGTGAACGCGCGAATCCGAGACCTGATCGCGTCGGAGGATCTGTTGAAACAGGAACTCTTTCCAAACCTGAATCTAAAATCTTCCCTTCAGAAGCAACTCGAGGATGCCGTCTCCGTGGGGTACAACCTGAAACGCCACTGGAAACAGTATGGAAGCTATCTGCGGTGGCTGGATGTACAGACTCAGTTCTTGATCCCCAAAGTGCAGGGCGTGGTTCAGTTCTTAGCGCAACAGGACCTGTCGGACGAGATGATCCGCAGGGTGGAAGCCCACGTCCGAAGTGTGCAGGAAAGCTTTTTCGCAGTGACAAGCGTCTACCAGGCCGAAGCATCCAAACAGGCCGGCTTCGCCAAGAAATGGGTCGCGGCGGCGGATAGAGACTGGGGATCCCCGAAAACACTGAGCCAAATGGCCATCAGGGCGATTCGATCCACTCCGGGTATTACAACGGTGCTGGTGGGCATGAGGCAGGATTCTTACGTCGAAGATGCGCTTGAAGAATGCCGACGCCCCGTGGATCAGGAATCGGACAGAGCGGGCTCCTGGAGGAAGCTCACCGAAACGATTCCGGACTTCTGGCGGTGA